One stretch of Methylopila sp. 73B DNA includes these proteins:
- the sufD gene encoding Fe-S cluster assembly protein SufD — translation MNAEVRSLRTAAETALSEIFASAFAGLPGDSAVAERRRTAFDAFKSVGLPSRRVEDWKYTDLRALMRDAKPIAGAPDGVMIAAARAALAPYAAIDATCVTFVNGRFVEELSDLATGEGVSVTLLKDTLANGAGVEALSDGVSPAGNVAVALNAAFVADGVVVSVAPGVTASRPIHVANVQAGSEHAAYGRVVARVGEGGNVLLIESHIGDAGAHQTNSVVTLDVADGARVELVKIQDESLDTLHLATLAVRLGAKAELKTFALAAGARAARQQIYVSFTGDGSTAEIRGAGFAGATRHLDTTLIVDHDAVGCSSREHFKTALDGEARSVFQGKIVVKPGAQKTDGKMMAQALLLSEGAEADAKPELEIFADDVVCGHGATVGALDDELLFYLKSRGIPQKEAEALMVQAFVGEVIETIEHERLREIVTDRALAWLTART, via the coding sequence ATGAACGCCGAAGTCCGCTCCCTCCGCACCGCCGCCGAGACTGCGCTCTCCGAGATCTTCGCCTCGGCTTTCGCCGGGCTTCCCGGCGACTCGGCGGTGGCCGAACGCCGCCGGACCGCTTTCGATGCGTTCAAGTCCGTCGGCCTCCCGTCGCGCCGCGTCGAGGACTGGAAGTACACCGACCTGCGCGCCCTGATGCGCGACGCCAAGCCCATCGCCGGCGCGCCCGACGGCGTGATGATCGCCGCCGCGCGCGCTGCGCTGGCGCCTTACGCGGCGATCGACGCCACCTGCGTCACCTTCGTCAACGGCCGTTTCGTCGAGGAGCTCTCGGATCTCGCGACCGGCGAAGGCGTGTCGGTGACGCTGCTCAAGGACACGCTGGCGAACGGCGCCGGCGTCGAGGCGCTGTCGGACGGCGTTTCGCCCGCCGGCAACGTCGCTGTCGCGCTGAACGCTGCCTTCGTCGCGGACGGCGTCGTGGTCTCGGTCGCGCCGGGCGTGACCGCGTCGCGGCCGATCCACGTCGCGAACGTGCAGGCGGGCTCGGAGCACGCGGCCTATGGCCGTGTCGTGGCCAGGGTCGGGGAGGGCGGAAACGTCCTGCTGATCGAGAGCCACATCGGCGACGCCGGCGCGCACCAGACCAACAGCGTGGTGACCCTCGACGTCGCCGACGGCGCGCGCGTCGAGCTGGTCAAGATCCAGGACGAGAGCCTCGACACCCTGCATCTCGCGACGCTCGCCGTGCGCCTCGGCGCGAAGGCCGAGTTGAAGACCTTCGCGCTGGCCGCCGGCGCCCGGGCCGCGCGCCAACAGATCTACGTCTCCTTCACGGGCGACGGCTCGACCGCGGAGATCCGCGGCGCAGGCTTCGCGGGCGCCACGCGGCACCTCGACACGACCTTGATCGTCGACCACGACGCCGTCGGCTGCTCCAGCCGGGAGCATTTCAAGACCGCGCTCGACGGCGAGGCCCGCTCGGTGTTCCAGGGCAAGATCGTGGTGAAGCCCGGCGCGCAGAAGACCGACGGCAAGATGATGGCGCAGGCGCTGCTGCTGTCGGAAGGCGCCGAAGCCGACGCCAAGCCGGAGCTCGAGATCTTCGCCGACGATGTGGTCTGCGGCCATGGCGCGACGGTCGGCGCGCTCGACGACGAACTGCTGTTCTACCTCAAGTCCCGGGGCATTCCGCAGAAAGAGGCCGAGGCGCTGATGGTGCAGGCCTTCGTCGGCGAAGTGATCGAGACCATTGAGCACGAGCGCCTGCGCGAGATCGTCACCGACCGCGCTCTCGCCTGGCTCACCGCCCGGACGTGA
- a CDS encoding cysteine desulfurase family protein, with the protein MRVYLDHNATTATRPEAIAAIAETLAAVGNPSSVHADGRGKRRLVEEARAKVARLVGASPAGVVFTSGGTEASNLALSPSIRDPRDPRPVTRLLASAIEHPAVLAGARFSAEAVEIAPVTGAGLIDLAALERAFAAHAAAHPDERAILALMLANNETGVIQPVAEAAAIARRYGGLVHVDAVQAVGKIPVDLGALGCDFLALAAHKFGGPAGIGALVRRDTELHVVDPVVRGGGQEKGWRGGTENVAGIVGLGVAAEAAGRDLEAFARLAEQRDRLEAGLKALGPITIFGEDAPRLPNTCCFADPRAPSSSAVIGLDLAGVSVSSGSACSSGKTKASPVLDAMGVTHDLSNGMLRVSFGWSSGPNDAEIFLAAWSGIVKRIVSQASAA; encoded by the coding sequence ATGCGCGTCTATCTCGACCACAACGCCACCACCGCGACCCGACCCGAAGCGATCGCCGCGATCGCGGAGACGCTGGCGGCGGTGGGAAACCCGTCCTCGGTCCACGCCGACGGCCGCGGCAAGCGCCGGCTGGTCGAAGAGGCGCGGGCGAAGGTCGCCCGGCTCGTAGGCGCCTCGCCGGCCGGCGTCGTGTTCACCAGCGGCGGCACGGAAGCCTCGAACCTCGCGCTTTCGCCCTCGATCCGCGATCCGCGAGATCCGCGCCCCGTCACGCGCCTGCTCGCTTCGGCGATCGAACACCCCGCGGTCCTCGCCGGAGCCCGGTTCTCGGCTGAGGCCGTGGAGATCGCGCCCGTCACCGGCGCGGGCCTGATCGACCTCGCGGCGCTCGAACGCGCCTTCGCGGCCCACGCCGCCGCGCATCCCGACGAGCGGGCGATCCTAGCCCTGATGCTCGCCAACAACGAAACCGGCGTCATCCAGCCGGTCGCGGAAGCCGCCGCGATCGCGAGGCGCTACGGCGGGCTGGTCCATGTCGACGCCGTGCAGGCGGTCGGCAAGATTCCAGTCGACCTCGGCGCGCTCGGCTGCGACTTCCTTGCGCTCGCGGCGCACAAGTTCGGCGGCCCGGCCGGGATCGGCGCGCTCGTCCGGCGGGACACGGAGCTGCACGTGGTGGATCCGGTCGTGCGCGGCGGTGGGCAGGAGAAGGGCTGGCGCGGCGGCACGGAGAACGTCGCCGGGATCGTCGGCCTGGGCGTCGCGGCGGAGGCCGCCGGGCGCGATCTTGAGGCCTTCGCCCGGCTGGCCGAGCAGCGCGACCGGCTCGAGGCCGGACTGAAGGCGCTCGGCCCGATCACGATCTTTGGAGAGGACGCGCCGCGGTTGCCCAACACCTGTTGCTTCGCCGACCCGCGCGCGCCTTCGTCGAGCGCCGTGATCGGGCTCGACCTCGCTGGCGTGTCGGTCTCGTCGGGGTCGGCCTGCTCGTCGGGGAAAACGAAAGCGTCCCCGGTGCTTGACGCGATGGGCGTCACGCACGATCTGTCGAACGGAATGTTGCGCGTGAGCTTTGGCTGGTCGTCCGGCCCAAACGACGCCGAAATCTTCCTTGCGGCTTGGTCCGGCATCGTCAAACGCATCGTATCTCAAGCGAGCGCGGCTTGA
- a CDS encoding SUF system Fe-S cluster assembly protein — MSDADATTALAPSAASAIPPEELDRLTDEIIGALKTVYDPEIPVDVYELGLVYRIDVSDDRDIAIDMTLTAPGCPVAGEMPGWVENAVSSVPGVGKVTVTMVFDPPWDQSRMSDEARVALDMW; from the coding sequence ATGAGCGATGCTGACGCCACCACGGCGCTTGCGCCGTCCGCCGCATCCGCGATCCCGCCGGAGGAGCTCGACCGTCTGACGGACGAGATCATCGGCGCGCTGAAGACCGTCTACGATCCGGAGATTCCGGTCGACGTCTATGAACTCGGGCTCGTCTACCGCATCGACGTGTCCGACGACCGCGACATCGCGATCGACATGACGCTGACCGCGCCGGGCTGCCCCGTGGCGGGCGAGATGCCGGGCTGGGTGGAGAACGCCGTCAGCTCGGTGCCCGGCGTCGGCAAGGTCACGGTGACCATGGTGTTCGATCCGCCGTGGGACCAGAGCCGCATGTCCGACGAGGCCCGCGTCGCGCTCGACATGTGGTGA
- a CDS encoding VOC family protein yields the protein MADDGNGSPRIARVLETALYVDDLVRASHFYDHLFGFPKLFADARLIAYDVGGESVLLLFARGASVTTQVLPGGEIPAHDGSGALHLALAISREELAAWEDRLDVGGVAIEGRVEWPRGGISLYFRDPDRNLLELATPGLWKTY from the coding sequence ATGGCGGACGATGGGAACGGCTCGCCTCGCATCGCCCGCGTGCTCGAAACCGCGCTCTACGTCGACGATCTCGTTCGCGCTTCGCACTTCTATGATCATCTCTTCGGCTTTCCCAAGCTCTTCGCGGACGCGCGGCTGATCGCCTACGACGTGGGCGGGGAGAGCGTCTTGCTCCTGTTCGCCCGCGGCGCGAGCGTGACGACGCAGGTGCTGCCGGGCGGTGAGATCCCCGCCCACGACGGTTCCGGCGCGCTCCATCTCGCCCTCGCCATTAGTCGAGAGGAGCTCGCCGCGTGGGAGGACCGGCTCGACGTCGGCGGCGTCGCGATCGAAGGCCGGGTGGAGTGGCCCCGCGGCGGGATCAGCCTCTATTTCCGCGACCCGGATCGGAACCTGCTAGAACTCGCCACGCCGGGGCTATGGAAAACATACTGA
- a CDS encoding GGDEF domain-containing protein, translating to MTRGSSDFDRTLAFSDAAIQRLRVHRHAAYPRNYELWYTYATGYNSALNRAINEALEHGPGISESDLDLLYETYLSPLRLSERVDHVGTRIIEEIGEVNDALKVARGANSDYAKALESVMREAQSVDGAGGVVLGRLGELLLSATHAMINRTKALEERLSNSQSEMRKLHDTLEVIRAESLTDPLTGLANRKFLQGALDRALLDAEAQADRRAQFSVLLIDIDRFKTFNDSYGHLTGDQVLRLVALALKQNVKGNDLAARFGGEEFAIVLPDTGLQGAIAVAERIRRAVMTKDLVKRSTGEHLGRVTVSVGVAEWRRGDTGQTVIDRADRCMYVAKRSGRNLVIAETDPLFSDIDDAGEDAGAPQATFASAAR from the coding sequence ATGACGCGGGGCTCAAGTGACTTCGACCGGACGCTGGCCTTCAGCGACGCCGCGATCCAGCGGCTGCGCGTGCACCGGCACGCCGCCTATCCGCGCAACTACGAGCTCTGGTACACCTACGCCACCGGGTACAACTCCGCGCTGAACCGCGCGATCAACGAGGCGCTGGAGCACGGTCCGGGCATTTCCGAGTCCGATCTTGACCTGCTCTACGAAACCTACCTCTCGCCGCTGCGCCTGTCGGAGCGCGTCGATCATGTCGGCACCCGCATCATCGAAGAGATCGGGGAGGTCAACGACGCCCTGAAGGTCGCTCGGGGCGCGAACAGCGACTACGCCAAGGCGCTCGAAAGCGTCATGCGCGAGGCCCAGAGCGTCGACGGCGCCGGCGGCGTGGTGCTCGGCCGTCTCGGCGAACTGCTGCTGTCGGCGACGCACGCGATGATCAACCGGACAAAGGCGCTCGAAGAGCGGCTCTCCAATTCACAGAGCGAGATGCGGAAGCTTCACGACACGCTGGAGGTCATCCGCGCGGAATCCCTGACCGATCCTCTGACCGGCCTCGCGAACCGCAAATTCCTGCAGGGCGCGCTTGACCGCGCACTTCTGGACGCCGAAGCCCAGGCCGATCGCCGGGCCCAGTTCTCCGTGCTGCTGATCGACATCGACCGGTTCAAGACCTTCAACGACAGCTACGGCCATCTGACGGGCGACCAGGTCCTGCGTCTCGTCGCGCTCGCGCTGAAGCAGAACGTGAAAGGCAATGACCTCGCCGCGCGCTTCGGCGGCGAGGAGTTCGCGATCGTGCTGCCGGACACCGGCCTGCAGGGCGCGATCGCCGTGGCCGAGCGCATCCGCCGCGCCGTCATGACCAAGGACCTAGTCAAGCGCTCGACGGGCGAGCATCTCGGCCGCGTGACGGTCTCCGTCGGCGTCGCGGAGTGGCGGCGCGGCGACACGGGCCAGACCGTGATCGACCGCGCCGACCGGTGCATGTACGTCGCGAAACGGAGCGGACGGAATCTCGTGATCGCCGAGACCGATCCGCTCTTTTCCGATATCGACGACGCGGGCGAGGACGCCGGCGCGCCTCAGGCGACCTTCGCGTCCGCAGCGCGGTAG
- a CDS encoding cysteine desulfurase, whose product MSLAHIADAPSYDVERLRADFPALALTVHGKPLAYLDNGASAQKPVQVLDRMRRAYETEYSNVHRGLHYLANAATEAFEGGRESVRAFLNAPSLDDIVFTRSATEAINLVANGVGLAGVKEGDEIVLTIMEHHSNIVPWHFLRERHGAVLKWVQVREDGSFDIEAFEAALTGRTKFVAVTHMSNVLGTVVPVKEVCRLAHERGVPVLVDGSQGAVHLAPDVQDIDCDYYVLTGHKVYGPTGIGALYGKTERLRALAPFNGGGEMIRDVTEANVTYGDAPHRFEAGTPPIVQAIGLGAALDYMRAVGLDAIAAHEAALGAYAQERLSRINAVKIFGHAPGKGAIVAFNLEGAHAHDVATVLDRSGVAVRAGTHCAQPLLQRLGVTSTCRASFALYNTTDEIDRLAEALTKARDLFA is encoded by the coding sequence ATGTCCCTCGCCCATATCGCTGACGCTCCTTCCTACGACGTCGAACGCCTGCGCGCGGACTTTCCCGCGCTGGCGCTGACCGTCCACGGCAAGCCGCTCGCCTATCTCGACAACGGCGCTTCGGCGCAAAAGCCCGTCCAGGTGCTCGACCGCATGCGGCGCGCCTATGAGACGGAGTACTCCAACGTCCACCGCGGCCTGCATTACCTGGCGAATGCCGCGACGGAAGCTTTCGAGGGCGGCCGCGAGAGCGTGCGCGCCTTCCTGAACGCCCCCTCGCTCGACGACATCGTCTTTACGCGGTCCGCAACCGAGGCGATCAACCTCGTCGCGAACGGCGTCGGACTCGCCGGCGTCAAGGAGGGCGACGAGATCGTCCTCACCATTATGGAGCACCACTCCAACATCGTGCCGTGGCACTTCCTGCGCGAGCGCCATGGCGCGGTGCTGAAATGGGTGCAGGTGCGTGAGGACGGCTCGTTCGACATCGAGGCCTTCGAGGCAGCGCTGACCGGGCGGACCAAGTTCGTCGCGGTCACGCACATGTCGAACGTGCTCGGCACGGTGGTGCCGGTGAAGGAGGTCTGCCGCCTGGCGCACGAGCGCGGCGTGCCGGTTCTCGTTGACGGCAGCCAGGGCGCGGTTCACCTCGCGCCGGACGTCCAGGACATCGACTGCGACTACTATGTGTTGACCGGCCACAAGGTCTACGGACCCACCGGCATCGGCGCGCTCTACGGCAAGACCGAGCGGCTGAGAGCGCTCGCCCCGTTCAACGGCGGCGGCGAGATGATCCGCGACGTGACCGAAGCCAACGTGACCTATGGAGACGCGCCGCATCGATTCGAAGCTGGAACGCCGCCGATCGTCCAGGCGATCGGCCTCGGCGCCGCGCTCGACTACATGCGGGCGGTCGGCCTCGACGCCATCGCGGCCCATGAAGCCGCGCTCGGCGCCTACGCCCAGGAGCGGCTGAGCCGGATCAACGCGGTCAAGATCTTCGGCCACGCGCCGGGGAAGGGGGCCATCGTCGCCTTCAACCTCGAAGGCGCTCACGCCCACGACGTGGCGACGGTGCTCGACCGGTCGGGCGTCGCGGTGCGCGCCGGCACCCATTGCGCGCAGCCGCTGCTGCAGCGGCTCGGCGTCACCTCGACTTGCCGGGCCTCGTTCGCCCTTTACAACACGACCGACGAGATCGATCGTCTCGCGGAAGCGCTCACGAAGGCGCGCGACCTGTTCGCGTGA
- the sufA gene encoding Fe-S cluster assembly scaffold SufA, translating into MAAARPRPKVMTLTDRAAQRVRSIIERSETPLAGLRIGVKTGGCAGMEYTMAYAAEAGALDEIVEDKGVKVMIDPKAILYLLGTEMDFVTEKLTQRFVFNNPNQTSACGCGESVAITPAVPESYASAS; encoded by the coding sequence ATGGCCGCTGCCCGCCCCAGGCCCAAGGTGATGACCTTGACCGACCGCGCCGCCCAGCGCGTGCGCTCGATCATCGAACGTTCGGAGACGCCGCTCGCGGGCCTGCGCATCGGCGTCAAGACCGGCGGCTGCGCCGGCATGGAATACACGATGGCCTACGCGGCGGAGGCCGGCGCGCTCGACGAGATCGTCGAGGACAAGGGCGTCAAGGTGATGATCGATCCCAAGGCGATCCTCTATCTGCTCGGCACCGAGATGGATTTCGTGACCGAGAAGCTGACCCAGCGGTTCGTGTTCAACAATCCCAACCAGACCTCCGCCTGCGGCTGCGGCGAGTCGGTCGCCATCACGCCGGCCGTGCCCGAGAGCTACGCCTCCGCAAGCTGA
- the sufC gene encoding Fe-S cluster assembly ATPase SufC: MLSIKNLHASIEDKPILRGLDLEVKPGEVHAIMGPNGSGKSTLSYVLAGKDDYEVTDGSATLDGADLLAMAADERAAAGLFLAFQYPLEIPGVATMTFLKAAVNAQRRARGEGDLPTPQFMKLVREKADGLGISTDMLKRGLNVGFSGGEKKRNEVLQMALLEPKLCVLDETDSGLDIDALKVVAEGVNALRAKDRAFVVITHYQRLLDHITPDVVHVMAKGRIVRTGGAELAHELEARGYADYVGEAAA; encoded by the coding sequence ATGCTCTCGATCAAGAACCTCCACGCCTCCATTGAGGACAAGCCGATCCTGCGCGGGCTCGACCTCGAGGTGAAACCGGGGGAGGTGCATGCGATCATGGGGCCGAATGGGTCGGGCAAGTCGACCCTCAGCTACGTGCTCGCGGGCAAGGACGACTACGAGGTCACCGACGGCTCCGCGACGCTCGACGGCGCGGACCTGCTCGCCATGGCGGCCGACGAGCGCGCCGCGGCCGGCCTGTTTCTCGCCTTCCAGTACCCGCTGGAGATCCCCGGCGTCGCCACCATGACCTTCCTCAAGGCCGCGGTGAACGCCCAACGCCGCGCCCGCGGCGAGGGCGACCTGCCGACCCCGCAGTTCATGAAGCTGGTCCGCGAAAAGGCTGATGGACTAGGTATTTCCACCGACATGCTCAAGCGCGGCCTCAACGTCGGCTTCTCCGGCGGCGAGAAGAAGCGCAACGAAGTGCTGCAGATGGCGCTGCTCGAGCCGAAGCTCTGCGTTCTGGACGAGACCGACTCGGGCCTCGACATCGACGCGCTGAAGGTGGTGGCCGAGGGCGTGAACGCGCTCCGCGCCAAGGACCGCGCCTTTGTGGTCATCACCCACTACCAGCGCCTGCTCGACCACATCACGCCGGACGTCGTCCACGTGATGGCCAAGGGCCGCATCGTCCGCACCGGCGGAGCGGAGCTCGCCCACGAGCTCGAAGCCCGCGGCTATGCCGACTACGTCGGCGAAGCTGCGGCGTGA
- a CDS encoding TfoX/Sxy family protein: protein MALDADDAAELFRELGPVQVRRMFGGAGVYHAGAMFALEAGGALYLKADPDAAEAFRSEGCEPFSYATTTGRRTITSFWRAPERLMDEPDELARWARRSVAIALAKKNSGKPRRLGRKGAGS from the coding sequence ATGGCGCTCGACGCGGACGACGCGGCGGAGCTGTTTCGCGAACTGGGGCCCGTGCAGGTGCGACGGATGTTCGGCGGCGCGGGCGTGTACCACGCCGGCGCCATGTTCGCTCTCGAAGCGGGCGGGGCGCTCTATCTCAAGGCCGATCCCGACGCCGCCGAAGCTTTCCGCTCCGAAGGCTGCGAACCGTTTTCCTACGCGACCACGACGGGACGCCGGACCATCACATCGTTCTGGCGGGCGCCGGAGCGGTTGATGGACGAGCCTGACGAACTCGCCCGGTGGGCGCGCCGCTCCGTCGCGATTGCGCTGGCGAAGAAGAACTCTGGGAAGCCGCGCCGGCTAGGTCGCAAGGGAGCCGGATCATGA
- the sufB gene encoding Fe-S cluster assembly protein SufB, with protein MPAVQETVARVREIDVDQYKYGFVTDIESDRAEKGLSEDTVRFISAKKGEPEWMLEWRLDAYRRWRTMVEPDWARVDYPPIAYDELYYYSAPKSTAGPKTLDEVDPELLRTYEKLGIPLREQEILAGVEQRRVAVDAVFDSVSVATTFKKELAQAGVIFCPISEAIREHPELVRKYLGSVVPTSDNFFATLNSAVFSDGSFVYVPKGVRCPMELSTYFRINEQNTGQFERTLIIADEGSFVSYLEGCTAPMRDENQLHAAVVELVAHDDAEIKYSTVQNWYPGDSEGRGGIYNFVTKRGDCRGRNSKISWTQVETGSAITWKYPSCILRGDGSRGEFYSIAISNGRQQVDSGTKMIHLGKNTTSKIISKGISAGRSQNTYRGLVSAHRKATNARNFTNCDSLLIGDECGAHTVPYLEAKTSTAVFEHEATTSKISDDQKFYCLQRGLSEEEAVALIVNGFVKDVLQQLPMEFAVEAQKLISISLEGSVG; from the coding sequence ATGCCGGCTGTTCAGGAGACCGTCGCCCGCGTCCGCGAGATCGACGTCGACCAGTACAAATACGGCTTCGTCACCGACATCGAATCCGATCGCGCGGAAAAAGGCCTGTCGGAAGACACCGTCCGCTTCATCTCGGCCAAGAAGGGCGAGCCGGAGTGGATGCTGGAGTGGCGGCTCGACGCCTATCGGCGCTGGCGGACTATGGTCGAGCCGGACTGGGCGCGGGTGGACTATCCGCCGATCGCCTATGACGAGCTCTATTATTACTCCGCGCCGAAATCGACCGCGGGGCCGAAGACGCTCGACGAGGTCGATCCCGAGCTGCTGCGCACCTACGAGAAGCTCGGCATCCCACTGCGGGAGCAGGAAATTCTCGCCGGCGTCGAGCAGCGCCGCGTCGCAGTCGACGCCGTGTTCGATTCGGTCTCGGTTGCGACCACCTTCAAGAAGGAGCTGGCGCAGGCCGGCGTCATCTTCTGCCCGATCTCCGAGGCGATCCGTGAGCATCCGGAGCTGGTGAGAAAATACCTCGGCTCAGTGGTCCCGACCTCCGACAATTTCTTCGCGACGTTGAACTCCGCCGTGTTCTCGGACGGCTCGTTCGTCTACGTGCCTAAGGGCGTCCGCTGCCCGATGGAGCTGTCGACCTACTTCCGCATCAACGAGCAGAACACCGGCCAGTTCGAGCGCACGCTGATCATCGCCGACGAGGGCTCCTTCGTGAGCTACCTCGAAGGCTGCACAGCGCCGATGCGCGACGAGAACCAGCTGCACGCCGCGGTCGTCGAACTCGTCGCCCACGACGACGCCGAGATCAAATACTCGACCGTCCAGAACTGGTACCCCGGCGACTCCGAGGGCAGGGGCGGCATCTACAACTTCGTGACCAAGCGCGGCGACTGCCGCGGCAGGAACTCCAAGATCTCCTGGACGCAGGTGGAGACCGGCTCCGCGATCACCTGGAAGTACCCGAGCTGCATCCTGCGCGGCGACGGCTCGCGCGGCGAGTTCTACTCGATCGCGATCTCGAACGGCCGGCAGCAGGTCGATTCGGGCACGAAGATGATCCACCTCGGCAAGAACACGACCTCGAAGATCATCTCGAAGGGCATCTCGGCCGGTCGGTCGCAGAACACCTACCGCGGTCTCGTCTCGGCGCACCGCAAGGCGACCAACGCCCGCAACTTCACGAACTGCGACAGCCTGCTGATCGGCGACGAATGCGGCGCCCACACCGTGCCCTACCTCGAGGCCAAGACCTCGACCGCGGTGTTCGAGCACGAGGCGACCACGTCCAAGATCTCGGACGACCAGAAGTTCTACTGCCTGCAGCGCGGGTTGTCGGAGGAGGAGGCGGTGGCGCTCATCGTCAACGGCTTCGTCAAGGACGTGCTGCAGCAGCTTCCGATGGAGTTCGCGGTCGAGGCGCAGAAGCTGATCTCGATCAGCCTCGAAGGCAGCGTGGGCTGA
- the tenA gene encoding thiaminase II, with protein sequence MTLFDRLRADAADDWRSYVDHRFVRALGDGSLPEAAFRSYLVQDYLFLIQFARAYGLAVYKGGRLSDMRAAAATLHAILDVEMDLHVRVCARWGLTEGDLEAAEEGAACVAYTRFVLDAGLRGDLLDLLTALSPCVVGYAEIGAALAQDGMAADNPYRAWIEEYSGPAYQEIAENARATLDRLGEERLTPTRYAELAKLFGAASRLEAAFWQAALDSVA encoded by the coding sequence ATGACTCTCTTCGATCGGCTGAGGGCGGACGCCGCCGACGACTGGCGGTCCTACGTCGACCACCGGTTCGTCCGCGCGCTCGGCGACGGCTCCCTGCCGGAGGCGGCGTTCCGCAGCTATCTCGTCCAGGACTACCTGTTCCTGATCCAGTTCGCCCGCGCCTACGGCCTCGCCGTCTACAAGGGCGGCCGGCTGTCCGACATGCGCGCGGCCGCCGCCACGCTCCATGCCATTCTCGACGTCGAGATGGACCTGCACGTCCGCGTCTGCGCGCGCTGGGGGCTGACGGAGGGGGACCTCGAAGCGGCGGAGGAGGGCGCGGCCTGCGTGGCCTACACGCGCTTCGTGCTGGACGCCGGCCTCCGTGGCGACCTGCTCGACCTGCTGACGGCGCTCAGCCCCTGCGTGGTGGGCTACGCGGAGATCGGCGCGGCGCTCGCCCAGGACGGCATGGCCGCCGACAATCCCTACCGCGCCTGGATCGAGGAATACTCTGGCCCGGCGTATCAGGAGATCGCCGAGAACGCGCGCGCAACGCTCGATCGCCTCGGCGAGGAGCGGCTGACGCCGACCCGCTACGCGGAACTCGCGAAGCTCTTCGGCGCCGCGTCGCGGCTCGAGGCGGCGTTTTGGCAAGCGGCCCTGGACTCGGTGGCCTGA
- a CDS encoding alkene reductase, which translates to MTDTLDPLFTPLKAGALDLRNRAVMAPLTRSRADHKTLAPRQMNADYYAQRASAGLIIAEATQISPEGQGYAWTPGIYSDEQIAGWKLVTDAVHAKGGTIVLQLWHVGRISHRDLQPGGKLPVAPSAVKPEGKAFTETGFKDLETPRALELDEIPGIVAQYGQAAKNAVAAGFDGVEVHGANGYLLDQFLRDKTNLRTDAYGGSIQNRARFLLEATQAAIYAIGKERVGIRLSPVSPANDCADSNPEPLFTYVTEKLSEMGLAFLHVIEGETRGSRAPAGAFDLKVLRRAFNGVYIGNNGYDPELAATRVAEGEVDAVAFGRPFIANPDLVERIRDGAPFAQPDEATFYGGDAKGYVDYPTYRAADAKVA; encoded by the coding sequence ATGACCGACACGCTCGACCCGCTGTTCACGCCCCTGAAAGCCGGCGCTCTCGACCTTCGCAACCGCGCCGTAATGGCGCCGCTCACGCGTTCGCGCGCCGACCACAAGACGCTCGCGCCCCGGCAGATGAACGCCGACTACTACGCCCAGCGCGCCAGCGCCGGGCTGATCATCGCGGAAGCCACCCAGATCTCCCCCGAGGGCCAGGGCTACGCCTGGACGCCGGGCATCTATTCCGACGAACAGATCGCGGGCTGGAAGCTCGTCACCGACGCCGTCCACGCCAAGGGGGGCACGATCGTGCTGCAGCTCTGGCACGTCGGACGCATCTCGCACCGCGACCTGCAGCCGGGCGGGAAGCTTCCCGTCGCGCCGTCCGCGGTGAAGCCCGAGGGCAAGGCCTTTACTGAAACCGGCTTCAAGGATCTCGAGACGCCGCGGGCGCTGGAGCTGGACGAAATTCCCGGCATCGTCGCGCAGTATGGCCAGGCCGCGAAGAACGCCGTGGCCGCCGGCTTCGACGGCGTCGAGGTGCACGGCGCGAATGGATACCTGCTCGACCAGTTCCTGCGCGACAAGACCAACCTCCGAACCGACGCCTACGGCGGATCGATCCAGAACCGCGCCCGCTTCCTGCTGGAGGCGACCCAGGCCGCGATCTACGCGATAGGCAAGGAGCGCGTCGGCATCCGGCTGTCGCCGGTCAGCCCCGCCAACGACTGCGCGGATTCGAACCCCGAACCGCTGTTCACCTACGTCACGGAAAAGCTCTCGGAGATGGGCCTCGCCTTCCTCCACGTGATCGAGGGCGAGACCCGCGGCTCGCGCGCGCCGGCGGGCGCGTTCGACCTTAAGGTGCTGCGCAGAGCGTTCAACGGCGTCTACATCGGCAACAACGGCTACGACCCGGAGCTCGCGGCGACGCGCGTGGCGGAGGGCGAGGTCGACGCGGTGGCCTTCGGTCGGCCGTTCATCGCGAACCCGGACCTCGTGGAGCGGATCCGCGACGGGGCGCCATTTGCGCAGCCGGACGAGGCCACGTTCTACGGCGGCGACGCCAAGGGCTACGTAGACTACCCGACCTACCGCGCTGCGGACGCGAAGGTCGCCTGA